The following proteins are encoded in a genomic region of Glycine max cultivar Williams 82 chromosome 18, Glycine_max_v4.0, whole genome shotgun sequence:
- the LOC100783291 gene encoding WAT1-related protein At3g02690, chloroplastic, translating into MASWWCSSPSATLTVSTTTTRHFSLLSHTSQFRIQTLTFPPSSFTRFTTAPPSLRFRVPCSNKTAFETELPEDGVDCVGTGQDVECLVNTEEKQSEPSSSSSSSSSSSSMLCLAEALWEGAVLVSPFFFWGTAMVAMKEVLPKCGPFFVSAFRLIPAGFLLVAFAASRGRTLPSGFNAWLSITLFALVDAACFQGFLAEGLQRTSAGLGSVIIDSQPLTVAVLAALLFGESIGVVGAAGLVLGVIGLVLLELPALSFDESNFSLWGSGEWWMLLAAQSMAIGTVMVRWVSKYSDPVMATGWHMVIGGLPLVLFAVLNNDPAVSLSLKEYSSTDILALLYTSIFGSAVSYGVFFYSATKGSLTKLSSLTFLTPMFASIFGFLYLGETFSPVQLVGALVTVAGIYMVNFRSTSE; encoded by the exons ATGGCGTCGTGGTGGTGCTCCTCTCCCTCCGCCACCCTCACcgtctccaccaccaccacccgcCACTTCTCTCTCCTTTCTCACACTTCCCAATTTCGCATCCAAACCCTCACATTCCCACCTTCCTCCTTTACTCGCTTCACCACCGCTCCACCTTCGCTCCGATTTAGGGTTCCATGCTCCAACAAAACCGCCTTCGAAACCGAGCTTCCGGAGGACGGCGTGGATTGCGTGGGAACAGGCCAAGACGTGGAATGCCTCGTTAACACGGAAGAGAAACAATCGGAACCATCATcatcgtcatcatcatcatcatcatcgtcatcGATGCTGTGTCTCGCGGAAGCGCTGTGGGAAGGGGCGGTGTTGGTGTCGCCGTTCTTCTTCTGGGGCACGGCCATGGTGGCGATGAAGGAAGTGCTTCCCAAATGCGGTCCTTTCTTCGTTTCCGCTTTTCGCCTCATTCCGGCGGGGTTTCTTCTCGTCGCATTCGCCGCTTCCAGAGGAAGAACTCTCCCCTCTGGCTTCAACGCTTGGCTTTCCATCACCCTCTTCGCTCTCGTCGATGCCGCGTGCTTTCag GGTTTTCTTGCAGAAGGGTTGCAAAGGACTTCAGCTGGTTTGGGCAGC GTTATAATTGATTCGCAGCCTTTGACTGTGGCTGTACTTGCGGCTTTGTTATTTGGTGAGTCAATCGGAGTTGTTGGAGCTGCTGGGCTTGTACTTGGTGTCATAGGACTTGTACTGCTCGAG TTACCTGCCCTATCATTTGATGAAAGCAACTTCTCACTATGGGGAAGTGGTGAGTGGTGGATGCTACTTGCAGCTCAGAGTATGGCAATTGGCACGGTCATGGTCCGGTGGGTCTCCAAGTACTCTGACCCTGTCATGGCTACTGGATGG CATATGGTTATTGGTGGTCTCCCACTTGTGCTATTCGCAGTTCTTAACAATGACCCCGCAGTGAGTTTGAGTCTCAAAGAGTACAGTTCGACTGATATATTGGCACTCCTCTACACATCCATTTTTGGAAGCGCAGTCAGCTATGGTGTGTTCTTTTATAGTGCAACTAAAG GTAGCTTGACCAAGCTCAGTTCACTTACGTTTTTGACCCCAATGTTTGCTTCAATTTTTGG GTTTCTCTATCTTGGTGAGACCTTCTCTCCTGTACAACTAGTTGGGGCCTTAGTCACTGTGGCTGGAATATACATGGTTAACTTCAGAAGCACATCTGAATGA
- the LOC102667523 gene encoding uncharacterized protein At1g65710: MGACLSKKKGSSSTATKSASSTAHVAVPELKNNPPSVSGVTVSKPKVETETAPEVKLNKDNSKKVEEKHETVPEPEGHVKKEIFIIKHRKSHDDRERNSNSKSPSFTEESMADKTAPTPSTNMGVVGVRTSSCTKEEVDAILIQCGRLSRSSSGNAAAAASGEHRRRYSGSKRSYDFDHCDNDTVSNDDDSKKANANESNSDLCEEERHQQRPRQRQSPSRRPSSSQERRRRTPSREREQQQRSSSRERRVSRSPGRRSSENTTPSNARNNNCSNTSSRPGKMVSVPATVSSLVMDKSNNNGGGGGGGESGATTGIKRITVKRNVGAASPRSQSPARANGNAASGNKAFNENQQQPSLSRSNSRKAEQSPYKRNPLSEIEPNSLAFPHSTANNSSSKVQNRPKKEFETEANQKTNGSRTALDKGMNVNCKTKVQQEEDVKVQSSITDNVVVKTMVPPGVDNLKPPYTLTRSRSSRQSRDLDLNPEALLNPPQSYASLLLEDIQNFHQKNTPPVSLPACVTKACSILEAVADLNSNAGLNFCGAEDRRSPLAFQCSRNDYNVSLTTHDYGKREPDAEDPVVESMLLFNDDDVMEQSLHKYVTVNRGGLLGGVDMDDQESSGSNSFTVSSGQQRWGVSSSSWEPSSVESKDCWTSRSNYSKEEGQKLGLEGRVASEAGLDAGEAKKKLNSQRRECDHHQHGSGIGHGRLGANKVLHNRPVVTAAAST, from the exons ATGGGTGCATGTTTGAGTAAGAAGAAAGGGTCTTCTTCTACAGCAACCAAGTCAGCTTCTTCCACAGCACATGTTGCTGTGCCTGAGCTGAAGAACAATCCTCCTTCTGTTAGTGGTGTCACTGTTTCCAAACCCAAAGTGGAAACTGAAACTGCCCCAGAAGTGAAACTGAACAAGGACAATTCTAAGAAAGTGGAAGAGAAGCATGAGACAGTGCCAGAACCTGAAGGGCATGTGAAAAAGGAGATATTCATCATCAAGCACAGGAAGAGCCATGATGATAGAGAGAGAAACTCCAATTCCAAATCCCCATCTTTCACTGAAGAATCAATGGCTGATAAAACTGCCCCAACACCATCCACAAACATGGGTGTTGTAGGAGTGAGGACTTCAAGCTGCACCAAAGAAGAGGTGGATGCAATTCTCATCCAGTGTGGGAGACTCAGCAGAAGCTCTTCAGGgaatgctgctgctgctgcttctGGTGAACACAGAAGAAGGTACTCAGGCTCAAAGAGAAGCTATGATTTTGACCACTGTGACAATGACACCGTTTCCAATGATGATGACTCAAAGAAGGCCAATGCCAATGAGAGCAACAGTGATCTGTGTGAGGAGGAGAGGCACCAGCAACGGCCACGGCAACGCCAGTCTCCGAGCCGAAGGCCTTCTTCTTCTCAGGAAAGGAGAAGAAGAACACCAAGCAGGGAAAGGGAACAGCAGCAAAGGTCAAGCAGCAGGGAGAGGAGAGTGAGTAGATCTCCTGGAAGAAGGTCATCAGAGAACACCACACCTTCCAATGCAAGAAACAACAATTGCAGCAACACTAGTTCTAGGCCTGGGAAGATGGTTTCTGTTCCTGCCACTGTTTCATCACTGGTGATGGATAAGAGTAACAATAAtggtggtggtggcggtggtggAGAATCTGGAGCAACCACTGGCATCAAGAGGATCACAGTGAAGAGAAATGTGGGTGCTGCCTCTCCGCGGTCGCAGTCGCCAGCAAGAGCAAATGGGAATGCTGCAAGTGGTAATAAAGCTTTCAATGAGAATCAGCAGCAGCCATCCCTTAGCCGCAGCAATTCAAGGAAAGCAGAACAATCACCTTACAAAAGAAATCCATTGAGTGAGATTGAACCTAACTCCCTTGCTTTTCCACATTCAACAGCCAATAATAGCAGCAGCAAGGTGCAAAACAGACCCAAAAAGGAATTTGAAACAGAAGCTAATCAG AAAACAAACGGCAGCAGAACTGCATTGGACAAGGGAATGAATGTAAATTGCAAGACAAAGGTGCAACAAGAGGAAGATGTGAAAGTGCAGTCTTCAATTACTGATAATGTTGTTGTGAAAACAATGGTACCACCAGGAGTTGACAACCTAAAACCACCCTATACATTAACAAGAAGCAGATCTTCGAGGCAATCGCGGGACTTAGACCTCAACCCTGAAGCTCTATTGAATCCTCCACAGTCCTATGCTTCACTGCTGCTTGAAGACATCCAGAATTTCCATCAGAAGAACACACCACCTGTTTCTCTCCCAGCATGTGTCACCAAAGCTTGCTCTATCCTCGAAGCTGTTGCTGATCTCAACTCTAACGCCGGCTTAAATTTCTGCGGTGCAGAAGACAGGAGAAGTCCACTGGCTTTTCAGTGTAGCAGGAATGACTACAATGTTTCATTGACTACCCACGATTATGGAAAAAGGGAGCCAGATGCCGAGGACCCGGTTGTAGAATCAATGTTATTATTCAATGATGATGATGTGATGGAACAAAGCTTGCACAAGTATGTGACAGTGAATAGGGGTGGTTTGCTTGGTGGGGTGGACATGGATGACCAAGAGTCTTCGGGAAGCAACAGCTTCACTGTCAGTAGTGGTCAACAGCGCTGGGGTGTTTCTTCTTCATCATGGGAACCAAGTTCTGTTGAATCAAAAGATTGCTGGACTTCAAGATCGAACTACTCCAAAGAGGAAGGCCAGAAATTGGGCTTGGAAGGGAGGGTGGCATCTGAAGCGGGGCTTGACGCAGGTGAAGCCAAGAAGAAATTGAACAGCCAAAGGAGAGAGTGTGATCATCATCAGCATGGGAGTGGAATAGGGCATGGCAGGCTTGGCGCCAATAAAGTTCTTCACAACAGACCTGTTGTTACAGCAGCTGCATCCACATAG